The genomic stretch ATCTTTCCCTAAATTATGAGGCGTGTTTTTATATTTTTCTCCTGGATTTCCGAGACCAATAATTAATTTAGACATAATTAAAATGTCAAATGTTAAATTGAATTTAAGAATTTTAATATTTTGTCAATGTTTTTGCCGGTTTTGGCGGAGACAAAAATTTTTTCAAAAGGAAATTTTGCCAAAACAACTTTCCAATAATTTTGAATTTTTTCCTCCTTTTCTTTTCCCTCCCAGATGTCAGATTTATTTAAAATAATCAATCCCTTTTTCTTACTTTCTTTCATCAATCCTAATAGTTTTTTATCTTGGCGATGAAGTTCTTTTTGGCTTTCTAAAACTAAAAATAAAATGTCGGCTTTTTGGATTAATTTTTTTGACCTAATTATTCCTTGATATTCAATTTTAGATTTTGTTTTGCCGCGGCGGCGAATGCCGGCAGTGTCAATAATTAAAAATGGTTTTCCTTCCAAAATAAACCAAGTATTTTGCGGTTCGCGAGTGGTGTGGGGTATTTCAGAAACAATAGCTCTAGGGAAGCCAAGTATTTTATTTAACAAAGATGATTTACCTACATTTGTTCTGCCAAAAATCGCTATCTTAATGGGGTCAGACCCCAAAAACCGATGACGGGAAAGCCTTTGTTTATGCAGGTTTCCGGGCGATTTTTTAAAAATGGCACGATTTTGCTCAATTTTTAATTTTTTAACTATTGCCTCGCATAAATCGCCGATTCCCCGTCCGGTAATTGCCGAAACTAAAAAATAATTTCCCAAACCTAAACTTTTAAAATTTTTTTCTTCAGCATTTTTTTCTATTTGTTTTCCATCAATTTTATTCACCACCAAAAAAATAGGTTTTTTTTTAGCCTTAAGATTGCGGGCTAATTGTTTTTCTTGGGCGGATATTTCTTCTCGGCCGTCAATAACATAAAGAATAATGTCAGCTTCATTTATAGATTTTTTAATTTGTTTTTGTATTTCGGAATCTTTTGATTCCATCCCGGCGGTATCAATAATTAAAAATAATTTTCCTTGCCAATAATATATTCCCTGATTGCTGTCTTTGGTTACTCCGGGCCAAGGAGCAATCAGAGCTAAGTGTTTTTCTGTAAGACGATTAAAAAGAGACGACTTGCCGACGTTTGTTTCGCCAACCAAAACAATTTTGGGTAAATCGAGGAATTTTATTTTAGGCATAATATTAATAATTGATTTACTAATTATATAAATATATTATATTCTTTTATGTTTGCTTGACAACAGGCGAAAATTGTGTAAGCTAAAATGTGTAGTCCATAAATTAGAATGCTGAAAAAATTTTTGTTTTTTATTTTTTTTAATGCGCGCGTAGTTCAGTGGTAGAACGTCCGCCTTATATTGTCAAAATGCGCCTGTAGTTCAGTGGTAGAACGTCCGCCTTATAAGCGGAAAGTTGGAAGTTCGATTCTTCCCAGGCGCATTTTACCAGATATATGTTGGCGATTCTTCGAATCGCCAAATATAAGCGGAAGGTCGGAAGTTCAATTCTTCCCAGGCACATTTTGCCAGATATAT from Parcubacteria group bacterium ADurb.Bin159 encodes the following:
- the der gene encoding GTPase Der, whose translation is MPKIKFLDLPKIVLVGETNVGKSSLFNRLTEKHLALIAPWPGVTKDSNQGIYYWQGKLFLIIDTAGMESKDSEIQKQIKKSINEADIILYVIDGREEISAQEKQLARNLKAKKKPIFLVVNKIDGKQIEKNAEEKNFKSLGLGNYFLVSAITGRGIGDLCEAIVKKLKIEQNRAIFKKSPGNLHKQRLSRHRFLGSDPIKIAIFGRTNVGKSSLLNKILGFPRAIVSEIPHTTREPQNTWFILEGKPFLIIDTAGIRRRGKTKSKIEYQGIIRSKKLIQKADILFLVLESQKELHRQDKKLLGLMKESKKKGLIILNKSDIWEGKEKEEKIQNYWKVVLAKFPFEKIFVSAKTGKNIDKILKFLNSI